Proteins from a genomic interval of Antedon mediterranea chromosome 5, ecAntMedi1.1, whole genome shotgun sequence:
- the LOC140049375 gene encoding carbohydrate sulfotransferase 15-like isoform X1, which produces MQKTVVKSIFASACLITLSIFYAFDLRKAISEPSLFLSNTFYPSQGRQNEPNETAILSISTFTLSSTVTLPTLMGSSLSSKASISSPISQRNQDGKRILDLDISDSLKKCIGNEVLESVPQVFNSTFKNPCWINDQNNLRCLPYFYLAGTPKSGTSDLLSKINSHPDVMPTTKELQWWTRVRFKYRSLAWYLNKQYSLVQELTNGNQYTAEHFVIGDGSASTLWDNYHFAEKFGSLEHLGCDVLRVVQPDVKIIGIFRNPADRLYSGYKFFKRRNKKSPEEFHSGVLSSIKTFNECLKNNDNKTCTYTYRGELRLNVGVYNIFVRDWIKCFPRHQMYFLRTDEWRNCTSELPKIYHFLELNPLSDDQILSICSEQQRNTNAAKKVGPMLSKTRLLLNEFYRPFMEDLAEVLGDTRYSWNL; this is translated from the exons atgcaaaaaacagtg gtaaaatcaATATTTGCATCAGCATGTCTTATCACCTTGAGTATATTTTATGCCTTCGATCTCAGAAAGGCAATTTCTGAGCCCAGTTTATTTTTATCTAATACATTTTATCCGTCACAAGGTCGACAGAATGAACCAAATGAAACAGCCATATTATCTATATCTACCTTCACTCTATCTTCTACCGTTACGTTACCAACTCTTATGGGGTCGAGTTTATCGTCAAAGGCATCCATTTCGTCACCAATATCGCAGCGAAATCAAGATGGAAAACGTATCTTGGATTTAGATATTTCTGATAGCTTAAAAAAGTGTATTGGAAACGAG gTTCTTGAATCAGTACCCCAGGTATTCAATTCGACATTCAAGAATCCATGTTGGATAAACGATCAAAATAATCTTCGATGCCTCCCTTATTTTTATCTTGCTGGGACGCCGAAATCTGGAACGTCAGACTTGCTTAGTAAAATAAATTCGCACCCAGACGTCATGCCGACTACCAAAGAATTACAGTGGTGGACTAGAGTCCGATTTA AATATCGTTCTTTAGCATGGTATTTGAATAAGCAATATTCATTAGTTCAGGAATTAACCAATGGAAATCAATATACAGCCGAACATTTCGTTATAG GCGATGGTTCAGCTTCGACATTGTGGGATAATTATCATTTCGCAGAAAAATTCGGTAGTCTTGAACATTTAGGCTGTGACGTTTTACGAGTTGTACAACCAGATGTTAAAATTATTGGTATATTTAGAAATCCTGCGGACAG ATTATATTCAGGTTATAAATTCTTCAAGCGGAGAAATAAAAAGTCACCAGAGGAGTTTCATTCGGGCGTTTTAAGTTCCATCAAGACATTCAACGAATGTCTTAAGAATAATGACAACAAAACATGTACATATACATACCGTGGAGAACTg AGACTCAATGTTGGTGTTTACAATATATTTGTTCGTGATTGGATAAAATGCTTTCCTCGTCATCAAATGTACTTTCTCAGAACCGATGAGTGGAGAAATTGTACATCAGAACTCCCAAAGATATATCATTTCCTAGAACTTA aTCCTCTGTCAGACGATCAAATTTTGTCGATATGTAGTGAACAACAAAGGAATACGAATGCTGCCAAGAAAGTCGGCCCCATGTTGTCAAAAACACGTTTACTATTGAATGAATTTTATAGACCTTTTATGGAAGACCTAGCCGAGGTACTTGGAGACACAAGATATTCTTggaatttataa
- the LOC140049009 gene encoding ADP-ribosyl cyclase/cyclic ADP-ribose hydrolase-like: protein MDLTKMAIAICEVLICFKIAAAVNLTGKGTVPNLREIIIGRCIEYQTGLVVQNDNMDLEELGSKNCTRIWEHFRDSFAYRHPCDVSMEDYDEFLEASKTKIPKNMATYWDGWDIYTIVTNYANKGQRSVTLETTLPGYLGNGISFCGSPENDGLGYEKCAAEGDCGFGKGALEAFWSKLSTYFGSEGEGNVKVFFNSNREHGSFQEYNSFFYHFEVLYLNSTRVNHMDIFVVTELNQTRGDTCESPSLIRLGELLDERHISHSCYEQPEAVMHVLCADEPDHADCQFKVRSGGTSALWFSSSRQTTYLYCCFYFLTFFAYWRLTHFP, encoded by the exons ATGGATTTGACAAAGATGGCTATTGCGATATGTGAAGTTTTAATCTGCTTCAAGATTGCTGCAGCTGTTAACTTAACAGGTAAAGGAACCGTACCAAATCTCAGAGAAATTATTATCGGACGTTGTATTGAGTACCAAACTGGTTTGGTGGTCCAGAATGATAACATGGATCTAGAAGAACTCGG GTCAAAAAATTGTACAAGAATCTGGGAACACTTTCGTGATTCATTTGCGTATCGTCATCCTTGTGACGTCAGCATGGAAGACTATGACGAATTCTTAGAGGCCTCTAAAACTAAAATTCCAAAAAATATG GCTACATATTGGGACGGATGGGACATTTACACAATCGTAACTAATTATGCAAATAAGGGCCAACGATCAGTTACCCTAGAAACTACCTTACCTGGTTATTTGGGAAACGGTATTTCATTTTGTGGTTCACCAGAAAACGATGGTCTGGGATATGAAAAATGTGCAGCTGAAGGTGATTGTGGTTTTGGAAAAGGAGCACTGGAGGCATTTTGGTCAAAGTTATCAACATAT tttGGATCGGAAGGAGAAGGTAATGTAAAAGTTTTCTTTAATAGTAATCGAGAACACGGATCTTTTCAAGAATATAACAG CTTTTTCTATCATTTTGAAGtactatatttaaattcaacACGAGTAAACCACATGGATATATTTGTTGTCACCGAACTCAATCAAACTAGAGG AGATACTTGTGAATCGCCATCTCTAATCAGACTTGGTGAGCTTCTAGATGAGCGACACATTTCTCACAGCTGCTACGAGCAACCAGA AGCTGTTATGCATGTGCTTTGTGCGGATGAACCGGACCACGCAGACTGCCAGTTTAAAGTGCGGTCAGGAGGTACTTCAGCTTTATGGTTTTCTTCTTCGCGGCAGACAACCTATCTATATTGTTGTTTCTATTTCCTAACATTTTTTGCGTACTGGAGATTGACACACTTTccttaa
- the LOC140049375 gene encoding carbohydrate sulfotransferase 15-like isoform X2, whose product MQKTVVKSIFASACLITLSIFYAFDLRKAISEPSLFLSNTFYPSQGRQNEPNETAILSISTFTLSSTVTLPTLMGSSLSSKASISSPISQRNQDGKRILDLDISDSLKKCIGNEVLESVPQVFNSTFKNPCWINDQNNLRCLPYFYLAGTPKSGTSDLLSKINSHPDVMPTTKELQWWTRVRFSDGSASTLWDNYHFAEKFGSLEHLGCDVLRVVQPDVKIIGIFRNPADRLYSGYKFFKRRNKKSPEEFHSGVLSSIKTFNECLKNNDNKTCTYTYRGELRLNVGVYNIFVRDWIKCFPRHQMYFLRTDEWRNCTSELPKIYHFLELNPLSDDQILSICSEQQRNTNAAKKVGPMLSKTRLLLNEFYRPFMEDLAEVLGDTRYSWNL is encoded by the exons atgcaaaaaacagtg gtaaaatcaATATTTGCATCAGCATGTCTTATCACCTTGAGTATATTTTATGCCTTCGATCTCAGAAAGGCAATTTCTGAGCCCAGTTTATTTTTATCTAATACATTTTATCCGTCACAAGGTCGACAGAATGAACCAAATGAAACAGCCATATTATCTATATCTACCTTCACTCTATCTTCTACCGTTACGTTACCAACTCTTATGGGGTCGAGTTTATCGTCAAAGGCATCCATTTCGTCACCAATATCGCAGCGAAATCAAGATGGAAAACGTATCTTGGATTTAGATATTTCTGATAGCTTAAAAAAGTGTATTGGAAACGAG gTTCTTGAATCAGTACCCCAGGTATTCAATTCGACATTCAAGAATCCATGTTGGATAAACGATCAAAATAATCTTCGATGCCTCCCTTATTTTTATCTTGCTGGGACGCCGAAATCTGGAACGTCAGACTTGCTTAGTAAAATAAATTCGCACCCAGACGTCATGCCGACTACCAAAGAATTACAGTGGTGGACTAGAGTCCGATTTA GCGATGGTTCAGCTTCGACATTGTGGGATAATTATCATTTCGCAGAAAAATTCGGTAGTCTTGAACATTTAGGCTGTGACGTTTTACGAGTTGTACAACCAGATGTTAAAATTATTGGTATATTTAGAAATCCTGCGGACAG ATTATATTCAGGTTATAAATTCTTCAAGCGGAGAAATAAAAAGTCACCAGAGGAGTTTCATTCGGGCGTTTTAAGTTCCATCAAGACATTCAACGAATGTCTTAAGAATAATGACAACAAAACATGTACATATACATACCGTGGAGAACTg AGACTCAATGTTGGTGTTTACAATATATTTGTTCGTGATTGGATAAAATGCTTTCCTCGTCATCAAATGTACTTTCTCAGAACCGATGAGTGGAGAAATTGTACATCAGAACTCCCAAAGATATATCATTTCCTAGAACTTA aTCCTCTGTCAGACGATCAAATTTTGTCGATATGTAGTGAACAACAAAGGAATACGAATGCTGCCAAGAAAGTCGGCCCCATGTTGTCAAAAACACGTTTACTATTGAATGAATTTTATAGACCTTTTATGGAAGACCTAGCCGAGGTACTTGGAGACACAAGATATTCTTggaatttataa